A part of Desulfobacter sp. genomic DNA contains:
- a CDS encoding transporter substrate-binding domain-containing protein produces the protein MQKTQGMGNILRAMICLPLLLLVFPMENAAPQTLKFFQTDNRYEYRIELLTLAMDKTMATDGPYELEPFEAKMTHKRGLSLLERGTLINIVFLPATREMESRFLSVKTPILLGLLGCRIFIIRKKDRDDFSKIASLNQLKTTFMAGFGNQWADMKILEANQIPVIGTAQYENLFHMLSRGRFDYFPRGINEAFKEVKTREASHPDLMVEPGLALYYPYPVYFYVNYKDVRLADRIKRGLDRAKADGSFRRLFFRYHNEIIRKAGLNNRKVFTLTNPTLPDDIPRPNVGSWMDPALGADTMN, from the coding sequence ATGCAAAAAACGCAAGGCATGGGAAATATCCTCCGGGCAATGATCTGCCTGCCTCTGTTGCTCCTGGTATTCCCCATGGAGAATGCCGCCCCGCAGACCTTAAAATTTTTCCAGACCGACAACCGGTACGAATACCGCATTGAGTTGCTAACCCTGGCCATGGATAAGACAATGGCCACGGACGGCCCCTATGAGCTTGAACCCTTTGAGGCAAAGATGACCCATAAACGGGGCCTGTCCCTCTTGGAAAGAGGCACGCTCATAAATATCGTCTTTTTGCCTGCGACAAGGGAGATGGAATCCAGATTTCTCTCCGTGAAAACGCCCATCCTTTTGGGCCTGCTGGGATGCAGAATTTTTATAATAAGGAAAAAAGACAGGGATGATTTTTCAAAAATAGCCTCATTGAATCAGCTGAAGACAACTTTTATGGCGGGTTTCGGAAATCAATGGGCGGATATGAAAATACTTGAAGCCAATCAGATCCCCGTCATCGGCACAGCCCAGTATGAAAACCTTTTCCACATGCTGTCAAGGGGGCGGTTCGACTATTTTCCCAGGGGCATCAATGAAGCCTTTAAAGAGGTCAAAACAAGGGAAGCCTCCCATCCAGACCTCATGGTGGAGCCCGGCCTGGCCCTTTACTATCCCTATCCGGTCTATTTTTATGTCAACTATAAGGATGTCCGGCTTGCCGACAGGATAAAAAGGGGGCTGGACAGGGCAAAAGCCGATGGGTCCTTCAGGCGGCTGTTTTTCAGATACCACAATGAAATCATCCGTAAAGCCGGGTTAAACAACAGGAAGGTATTCACCTTGACAAACCCCACATTGCCCGACGATATCCCCCGGCCCAATGTGGGATCATGGATGGATCCGGCCCTGGGAGCCGATACCATGAATTAG
- a CDS encoding sigma-54-dependent Fis family transcriptional regulator yields MTVKKTILVVDDDSAHATMLKTLMHGWGYEIHVADDGDVGVDMVKERPFGLVLMDMKMVKMSGMEALQQINAYNPSLPVIIMTAFSSVDTAVKALKIGAYDYLTKPLDFDKLKLTIDRVFERIDLKSENRSLKKRLSTAFSGHGILGKSPAMKALLDTINMVAPTDANVLVTGESGTGKELVSSALHHNSPRKDAPYIRINCAAITETLLESELFGHERGAFTGADKKRKGKFLLADKGSILLDEIGEMSLPMQAKLLRVIQEKEITPVGSDKTIAVDVRVIAATNRDLKAMAAEKEFREDLYYRLNVVTIDIPPLRRRPEDIPELALHFLEEFSKKNRREMKGFTPDAMDTLIRYEWPGNVRELMNAVERGVVMARADYLQQQDLSFIADDNPELSAAEPGLENISLAKVEEKAILSTLAAAEGNKSETARRLGITRKTLLKKLKQYGKEG; encoded by the coding sequence ATGACGGTCAAGAAGACCATCCTGGTTGTAGATGACGACAGCGCACACGCCACCATGCTCAAAACCCTGATGCACGGCTGGGGGTATGAGATCCATGTGGCCGATGACGGGGATGTGGGCGTGGATATGGTGAAGGAACGTCCCTTCGGCCTGGTGCTCATGGACATGAAAATGGTGAAGATGTCGGGCATGGAGGCCCTTCAGCAGATCAATGCTTATAATCCGTCGCTTCCGGTGATCATCATGACGGCTTTTTCATCGGTGGATACAGCGGTAAAGGCCTTGAAAATAGGGGCCTATGACTACCTCACCAAACCCCTGGATTTTGACAAGCTCAAGCTGACCATCGACCGGGTGTTTGAGCGCATTGACCTCAAGTCCGAGAACCGGTCCTTGAAAAAACGGCTTTCAACGGCGTTCTCCGGCCACGGCATCCTGGGCAAGAGCCCGGCCATGAAGGCCCTGCTGGACACCATCAACATGGTGGCCCCCACCGACGCCAATGTGCTGGTCACAGGGGAGTCGGGCACGGGCAAGGAACTGGTCTCCTCGGCCCTTCACCACAACAGCCCCCGCAAGGATGCTCCCTACATCCGCATCAATTGCGCCGCCATCACCGAAACCCTGCTGGAATCTGAGCTTTTCGGCCATGAGCGGGGGGCATTCACCGGAGCCGATAAAAAGCGGAAGGGCAAGTTCCTCCTGGCGGACAAGGGCAGCATTCTCTTGGATGAAATCGGTGAGATGAGCCTGCCCATGCAGGCCAAGCTGCTGCGGGTGATCCAGGAAAAAGAGATCACGCCGGTGGGCTCGGACAAGACAATCGCGGTGGATGTCCGGGTGATTGCCGCCACAAACCGTGACCTCAAGGCCATGGCCGCTGAAAAGGAATTCAGGGAGGACCTCTACTACCGGCTCAACGTGGTGACCATTGATATCCCCCCCCTGCGCCGCCGCCCGGAGGATATTCCGGAACTGGCCCTGCATTTTCTTGAAGAATTTTCCAAAAAGAACCGCCGGGAGATGAAGGGGTTTACCCCGGATGCCATGGACACCCTGATCCGATATGAGTGGCCGGGCAATGTCAGGGAATTGATGAACGCCGTGGAGCGGGGCGTGGTCATGGCCAGGGCCGATTATCTCCAGCAGCAGGACCTCAGTTTTATTGCCGATGATAATCCGGAACTGAGTGCCGCAGAACCCGGCCTTGAAAATATCAGCCTGGCCAAGGTGGAGGAAAAGGCCATTTTATCCACCCTGGCCGCGGCAGAGGGCAACAAGAGCGAGACCGCCCGCCGCCTGGGCATTACTCGTAAAACCCTGCTCAAAAAACTCAAGCAGTACGGAAAGGAAGGATAA
- a CDS encoding PAS domain-containing protein, producing the protein MKRLNKITGNLVSPLMMVGVLAVLLPVFTFMTLDRVGRQKEHLREQMRVRGMALIRTFEAGTRTGMLSMGWGMRRIQSMLAETAVQPDIAYIMITDSQGTILAHSDPERVGEVYGGWADLAVLPGEPAEVFNRTRQVAGEPVLEVYKLFVPLRMGFRGKHPGGHPMHGGRHAMAGGPELEPAPDHMNHRTFRLKEHFIFAGLSMARAEKIEKRMARSIIGRGILFFVLGCAGIISLFAFQAYRSARASLDRVKAFSDNVVQNMPSGLLTLDGEYRVTSANRAAGDILGRIPETAYPQMIRLASQLSGPGAPATGEVALNSQEKGELRLDMTASPILSDEGEVQGYIFLFRDMTQLRELKKEVETNRRLAAIGKLAGGVAHEIRNPLSSIKGFATYFAKRYENEPGDAETARIMVQEVERINRSITQLLEFAKPLAVEIRPVEIEPLIRHSLMLVSHDLEKKNIQAHVEIKTDLELLATDPDRINQVLLNLYMNGVNAMSKGGELWVTLSDRADKTGRDDKTGVEIEVRDTGCGIDPEDMDRIFDPYFTTRPQGTGLGLSIVHRIIENLKGEIRVDSEPGRGTTFTISLPLLGRENKKTPNEEGQTR; encoded by the coding sequence ATGAAACGATTAAATAAAATAACCGGAAATTTGGTCTCTCCGCTGATGATGGTCGGGGTGCTGGCCGTTCTGCTGCCGGTGTTTACTTTCATGACCCTGGACCGGGTGGGAAGGCAGAAGGAGCATCTCAGGGAACAGATGCGGGTGAGGGGAATGGCACTGATCCGAACCTTTGAGGCCGGGACCCGTACCGGTATGCTGTCCATGGGCTGGGGCATGAGACGCATCCAGTCCATGCTGGCGGAGACCGCGGTGCAGCCCGATATCGCCTATATAATGATTACCGACAGCCAGGGAACAATTCTTGCCCATTCCGATCCTGAAAGGGTGGGGGAGGTCTATGGGGGATGGGCAGACCTGGCAGTCCTGCCCGGGGAGCCCGCAGAGGTATTCAACCGCACCCGGCAGGTGGCGGGGGAGCCCGTACTTGAGGTGTATAAGCTGTTTGTGCCCCTGAGGATGGGATTCCGGGGCAAGCATCCCGGGGGCCACCCCATGCATGGGGGGCGGCATGCCATGGCCGGCGGGCCGGAACTTGAACCGGCACCGGACCATATGAATCACCGGACATTCCGGCTGAAGGAACATTTTATCTTTGCCGGCCTGTCCATGGCCCGGGCGGAGAAGATTGAAAAACGGATGGCCCGGTCCATCATCGGCCGCGGTATCCTCTTTTTCGTCCTGGGGTGCGCCGGCATCATCAGCCTGTTTGCCTTCCAGGCCTACCGGTCGGCCAGGGCGTCTCTGGACCGGGTCAAGGCCTTTTCCGACAACGTGGTCCAGAATATGCCCTCGGGGCTGCTGACCCTTGACGGCGAATACAGGGTGACATCGGCCAACCGGGCCGCAGGGGACATTCTGGGCAGGATTCCGGAAACCGCATACCCCCAGATGATCCGTCTGGCATCCCAGCTGTCCGGGCCCGGGGCGCCGGCCACAGGTGAGGTCGCGCTCAATTCCCAGGAAAAGGGGGAATTGCGCCTGGACATGACCGCCTCGCCCATTCTCAGTGATGAGGGGGAGGTGCAGGGGTATATCTTTTTATTCCGGGATATGACCCAGCTGCGGGAATTGAAAAAAGAGGTGGAAACCAACCGCCGCCTGGCGGCCATCGGTAAGCTGGCCGGCGGGGTGGCCCATGAAATCAGAAACCCCCTAAGCTCCATCAAAGGATTTGCCACTTATTTTGCCAAGCGGTATGAAAATGAGCCCGGCGATGCTGAAACCGCCAGAATCATGGTCCAGGAGGTGGAACGGATCAACCGCTCCATCACCCAGCTGCTGGAGTTTGCCAAACCCCTGGCCGTGGAGATCCGGCCCGTTGAAATTGAGCCCTTGATCCGCCATTCCCTGATGCTGGTCTCCCATGATCTGGAAAAAAAGAATATCCAGGCCCATGTGGAAATAAAGACCGACCTGGAGCTTCTGGCCACGGACCCGGACCGGATCAACCAGGTTTTGCTCAACCTTTACATGAACGGGGTCAACGCCATGTCAAAAGGGGGGGAACTCTGGGTGACCCTCTCAGACAGGGCCGATAAAACGGGGAGGGACGATAAAACTGGAGTGGAAATTGAGGTTCGGGATACGGGCTGCGGCATTGATCCGGAGGATATGGACAGGATTTTCGATCCCTATTTCACCACCCGGCCCCAGGGAACCGGCCTGGGGCTTTCCATTGTTCACCGGATCATTGAAAACCTCAAGGGGGAAATCCGGGTGGACAGTGAACCGGGCAGGGGCACCACATTCACCATAAGCCTTCCGCTGCTCGGAAGGGAAAATAAAAAAACTCCCAATGAAGAAGGACAGACAAGATGA